The DNA segment CTCTTGGAGAGCGTCCCACGCGACTTTCAGTCGGGGATGGGCTGCGAACAGCCGGCCCAGATGCTCCTGGTGCGCCTGGGTGAGGTTGTCGGCTCGGCGCAAGAGCGTGTATCGGGCCCTGAACAGGCTCGGCTCATAGGCGGGTGGTTTCTGGTCGGGATCGCGGCGTTGGAGCTCTCTTCGCACCAGGGTGAGCCCTTCGGTGAACCACCGCACTACGTGGAAGCGGTCCAGCACATGGCGGGCACCGGGCAGATACTCGGCGATGGCTGCCTGATACGGGCGGGAACCATCGGATACTACGATCTCCACCCCCCGACACCAGTCCCGTCCCTGATCGCGGAAGAAGCGGGTCAGAGACCCCTTCCCACGTCCTGGGATCATCGCCAACACCTCGCCGGAATCGCCGCAGGCGACCACGGTCACATAACGATGCCGGCGGCGGATAGACGTCTCATCCACCAACAACACACGACACGGACGGACCCGCCGAAGCTCCCCAACCCTCTCCGCCTCAGCTCGGACCAGTGCCATGATCCGATGCCAACCCACCCCATGATGGCGGGACACCGCCCTAATCGACATCACCCGAGCGTCCTTCACCAGACGGCGAGCCAACCGGCGGCTAAGACCACCTTGGAACAGGGCATGATCCTCCAAATGGCGTTCCCCACAATTCCCACACCAGAACCGGCGCCGCCGCCACAACAAGGTCGTACGGCGCCCCGACACCGCCAAATCACGCACCCGCCTAGTCCGCCGATCCCACACCTTCAGACAGCGGAACCCGCACAACGGGCAACGCGACCACCCCCGAACGGATTCCACCTCCACCCACAAGCGCGCCGGGTCATCGACCGGCACCCCCAGCACACGCACACCCGACAAGTGCAAACGAAC comes from the bacterium genome and includes:
- a CDS encoding ISL3 family transposase, whose product is MSVRLHLSGVRVLGVPVDDPARLWVEVESVRGWSRCPLCGFRCLKVWDRRTRRVRDLAVSGRRTTLLWRRRRFWCGNCGERHLEDHALFQGGLSRRLARRLVKDARVMSIRAVSRHHGVGWHRIMALVRAEAERVGELRRVRPCRVLLVDETSIRRRHRYVTVVACGDSGEVLAMIPGRGKGSLTRFFRDQGRDWCRGVEIVVSDGSRPYQAAIAEYLPGARHVLDRFHVVRWFTEGLTLVRRELQRRDPDQKPPAYEPSLFRARYTLLRRADNLTQAHQEHLGRLFAAHPRLKVAWDALQELYGLYEADDLEQANEALARFADLYDTGQIPEYHDVVDKIITWGQEILAYHPGRRATNGPLEGINNLLQVLRRVAHGFTNYQNYAARGLLVTLKVRTFHKAPTRSHPPRSQNPPPDRGDRPTDPQQGNKRAEFHLGQTRPPDRGAAPIIAAAPTKQGNPV